GCCGACAGGGAAGCCTCTTGTCCGGTTTTCTGAAAGCCCAGAGTAGTGGCTAAGGATGAAAGATGAATCGGATGTACGACTACAACGTAGAGATCGCATAAGTTAGGAAAATCCTGTTTCATCTTTGTCAGAGTGGCTTGCACATCTTCCAAAAACTGGCAGAGATAATCTCGGCGCAGATATTCACTATCAACGATCCAAAATCGCTCGAACACAGCCGTACAATTCATATCTCCTGGAGATGCCATCTGGAATGGGTCGCTCTTGGCCTTGGAAGTCAAGTAAAAGCTCTTGGCGGGTGGGGTAAAGAAATTGATTTCAGATTCACTCATTACCGGAAATAAAATTGACATGCCTACAGGCTGGAGGTTGTCGCAGCGCCGCAAGACCCGCATGCCAGTGGGATATTGTTGTGCCCAAGCTCGTAGGGTTTTAATGATTTTGGGTTGAGCGATCGCCGCATCCCTGACCAGCCAACCATAGGTATGCGCCAGCAAGCTAGCCATCGCGATCGCATCCGTCCGGGGATTAAAGGCATCTGGCTCTACATCCGCAATATTGGAGGAACCAGATGATTCAGTTAGCTCTGGAATAGCTCGAATGCTGACTAGGAGACCGTTGCCATCAAACCGTTTCTCAATCAGCCCTAAGGTGACGAGCTGATCTAGCATCATGCCTGCTGCGCGATCGCTCCCCTGGGCTTTACCTGTGTAAAACAGTTGTGCCGCTTCCCGATGACTACAAGCGACTGGCTCCGCTAACGGCTGCAATTGGGTGAGCGGAATCGGAGGCAGTTGAGTTACGGCTTGTTGCCGCTTGAGAACCAAGTAGCCCCACAACCGCACCAAACATTCGGCCCGACGCCGAGTTAAGCCAATTCGACCAGACAACAAAGCAATGTAATGCTGCTGGCATTCTGGAGCAAACCAACGGTCTAGCTCATGGGGTTGCATGGGGCACTCCCGTCGCTGCAAGGCTGTCGCAACTCAAGGTGCTAAGCGCTCAATCAACCATTGACCGTCCTCACTTTGACGATAATGCAAGCGATCGTGGAGGCGACTGGGACGACCCTGCCAAAATTCGATCGCCGATGGCACCACGCGATAACCGCCCCAGTGAGGGGGACGGGGAATTTCTTGGTCTTGATATTGCTCGGTTAAGGCTTGCAAACGCTGGGCTAATACTTCGCGATCGCGGATCACCTGGCTTTGATTAGAAGTCCAAGCCCCTAAACGGCTACCACGGGGACGACTCTGAAAATAAGCATCTGCTTCTGACTCGGACACTTTTTCTACTTGGCCTTCGATGCGGACTTGGCGCTCTAGCTCGGCCCACCAAAACACCAAGACTGCCTGAGGATTTTCGCCTAGCTCTTGGCCCTTACGGCTGTTGTAGTTGGTATAGAGCACAAAGCCTCGCGGATCAAAGCCTTTCAGCAGCACGATGCGGGCCGATGGCATGCCTGTTTTGGTTGCGGTCGCCAAAGTCATCGCGTTGGGTTCGTGGAGTTGGGCCGCGATCGCTTGATCAAACCAAATTTGAAATTGCTGAAACGGATCAGGATGGGCTTCTGCTTCCGTAAGGGCTTGGAGGGCGTAGTCTTTACGCAGATCAGCGATCGAACTGTTCATGGACGGTTGTATATCAGAGCAATGGTTAGGGATCAAATTATAGGGATCAAATTAAGAGCTAGGTGAATGGAATCTATGACCATTCATGGAGTTGTAAACGAGAACCACGCCTTACACTTACCATTGGAGTTGCATCCTAGGGCAGCTTCTTGCCTGAGTTAGCGTTGAGAGGGAGTCCATAAAAGCTATGACGTTACTATTAGCGGGAGACATTGGTGGCACTAAAACTATCCTGCGTTTAGTCGAAGCCCAAACTACATCACCTCAAGCCAGAATTAATCTTAAAACACTCTACGAAGCCCGCTACTCTAGTCAGCACTTTCCTGACTTGGTTCCGATGGTGCAGCAGTTCTACAAGGAAGCCACAGAAAAAGTAGGCCATGCTCTCGCGCCCCAAGAAGCTTGCTTTGCGATCGCTGGGCCTGTGGTCAACAACACCTCCATTTTGACAAATTTGGGTTGGTCTCTCGATGGTAAGCGACTAGAAGCAGAGCTAACCCTCAAACATGTACGGCTAATCAATGATTTTGTGGCGGTAGGGTATGGAGTCGTAGGCTTGGATTCCGAAGACCTACTCACTCTACAAGCAGGCAAACCAGATCCTAGCGCGCCCATTGGGGTCATTGGGGCAGGAACTGGCTTAGGGGAAGGATTTCTGATTCCTTGCAACAACGGCTATGAAGTGTTTGGTTCCGAAGGGGGTCATGCTGACTTTTCGCCTCGCTCCGAGCTAGAGTTCCAACTGCTGAAGTACTTGTTGGATCGCAACAACATTCAACGGATTTCTGTAGAGCGCGTCGTTTCTGGGCAAGGCATTACGGCAATTTATCAATTCTTGCGCGATCGCCAATTTACAAGCAGTGCTCAACCCATTGCCGCCGAGTCTCCGGTGGGGCAGATTGTCCGGATTTGGGAGCAAGAAGCAGGCCGCAGCGAAAAAACGGTAGACCCTGCGGCTGCGATCGCTACCGCTGCCTTAGAAGAGACAGATCGGCTCTGTGAGCAAGCGATGCAAATCTTTGTGGAAGCTTATGGGGTTGAAGCAGGCAACTTAGCACTGAAACTCCTACCGTACGGTGGCCTTTATGTGGCGGGTGGCATTGCTAGCAAAATTTTGCCGTTAATGCAGACTGGTTTGTTTATCCGAGCGTTCGGCCAAAAGGGCAGAATTAGCCCGTTGCTAGAGCGAGTCCCAGTGCATATTGTCTTAAATCCTCAGGTTGGCTTAATTGGAGCCGCCCTCTGTGCTGCCCGACTAGAGGGTTAACTCTCTGATTGCGATTACTGGTTGCGATTACTGGTTGCGATTATTGGCAATAGCAGTATTAGTCAGGAAAGCGACTGGGAGGAAAAAGATAGCTAATTGCAACCACACCTAAAGTCAGGGCGAGGCTCACCAGAAGGATCGCTAATGAGAGTGGAGACATAGGGATTACCGTTGTGCCAACAGCCTGACTTTAGCGACTCTGCTTGGCATCTTCGTGACCACAACATCACAAAGTTTTGTCATTGGATGTGGCTCACCTCAAGGAGTAGGTTGTTTAAGCCAAGGGTAAGGAAAATCTAAAGGTACTACCCTCTCCCATTTGGCTCTCCACCTCCATTTGGCCCCCTTGCAGCTCTACCAAGCGGCGGGAAATGGATAACCCAATTCCAGTGCCACCAGAACTGCGATCGCGCGAGGGGTCTGATCGCCAGAAGCGCTCAAATACATGGGGTAGATCGGCTGAAGCAATGCCTACACCCGTATCTACCACTGAAACCCATACTTTTCCTGCTTCACTCCAAGCTCGCACCGTAATCGATCCCTGCTCGGTATATTGCAGCGCATTCCCCATCAAATTAATCAAAATTTGTTCTAGACGTTCTGGATCAGCCAAGACCAAAGGGAGATCAACCGGACAATCTAGGCGTAACTCAGGCCCCTCTTCTAATAGTTGGTCAGAAAACTTTTGAATCAGTGCCGTCAACAAAGGCAGCAGTTCCAACTTTTGGGTATGAATGGGCAAATAACCTGCCTCGGCTTGGGAGAGTTCTTGCAGATCATTCACCAAGCGCCGTAACCGTCTGGTTTCCTTCGCCAAGCGTTGGTAAATATCGACAGAAGGTTCAATCGTGCCATCTGCCAAGCCTTCTAAATACCCTT
This region of Trichocoleus desertorum NBK24 genomic DNA includes:
- the pdxH gene encoding pyridoxamine 5'-phosphate oxidase, translated to MNSSIADLRKDYALQALTEAEAHPDPFQQFQIWFDQAIAAQLHEPNAMTLATATKTGMPSARIVLLKGFDPRGFVLYTNYNSRKGQELGENPQAVLVFWWAELERQVRIEGQVEKVSESEADAYFQSRPRGSRLGAWTSNQSQVIRDREVLAQRLQALTEQYQDQEIPRPPHWGGYRVVPSAIEFWQGRPSRLHDRLHYRQSEDGQWLIERLAP
- a CDS encoding glucokinase codes for the protein MTLLLAGDIGGTKTILRLVEAQTTSPQARINLKTLYEARYSSQHFPDLVPMVQQFYKEATEKVGHALAPQEACFAIAGPVVNNTSILTNLGWSLDGKRLEAELTLKHVRLINDFVAVGYGVVGLDSEDLLTLQAGKPDPSAPIGVIGAGTGLGEGFLIPCNNGYEVFGSEGGHADFSPRSELEFQLLKYLLDRNNIQRISVERVVSGQGITAIYQFLRDRQFTSSAQPIAAESPVGQIVRIWEQEAGRSEKTVDPAAAIATAALEETDRLCEQAMQIFVEAYGVEAGNLALKLLPYGGLYVAGGIASKILPLMQTGLFIRAFGQKGRISPLLERVPVHIVLNPQVGLIGAALCAARLEG
- a CDS encoding cell wall metabolism sensor histidine kinase WalK yields the protein MSKIGLQGRLFLSHVIVMVVGLSTLITVGKFYSPRLFVLHLAKLEGSGFKLGYVRYQLIKGFEYAWGRGALWSVVVGGSTAGGLSYLVARRIVKPLTQMEAITQKFASGNLSERMPANDIRELHRLAASFNRMAADLQGVEQRRRELVSDLTHELRTPLTVVEGYLEGLADGTIEPSVDIYQRLAKETRRLRRLVNDLQELSQAEAGYLPIHTQKLELLPLLTALIQKFSDQLLEEGPELRLDCPVDLPLVLADPERLEQILINLMGNALQYTEQGSITVRAWSEAGKVWVSVVDTGVGIASADLPHVFERFWRSDPSRDRSSGGTGIGLSISRRLVELQGGQMEVESQMGEGSTFRFSLPLA